One region of Rhodoferax ferrireducens T118 genomic DNA includes:
- a CDS encoding phage Gp37/Gp68 family protein produces the protein MAEETGISWCDSTFNGWIGCDPISPGCENCYAKSSTPARTLGIAWGPNEPRRRTGTANWNLPRRWNAAHAKFAAKNGRRRRVFCASLSDVFDNKVDPEWREELWALIRATPNLDWLILTKRIGNVGAMLPADWGCGYANVWLGISVVNQIEADRDIPKLLRTPAATRFLSMEPLLAQVDLCEHFGMWWNSTMQSYEGTGSMINSKGCEGHYKPGIDLVIVGGESGHNARPMHPDWVRRLRDQCQAANVPFTFKQWGEWRPMRLDEVPKIKGMNCHLVSIDSRRTMASGSFHMAHQIKAMVSDPVYSWQHPVLKLGKKATGRLLDGREWDEMPLDTEAATLKSIGETCS, from the coding sequence ATGGCAGAAGAAACTGGCATTTCATGGTGTGACAGCACCTTCAATGGTTGGATTGGTTGTGACCCGATCTCACCTGGTTGCGAAAACTGCTATGCGAAATCCAGCACGCCGGCACGGACATTGGGTATTGCGTGGGGTCCAAATGAACCCCGGCGGCGCACCGGCACCGCCAACTGGAATCTGCCTCGCCGCTGGAATGCAGCTCACGCGAAGTTCGCCGCCAAAAATGGACGGCGTCGCAGAGTATTTTGTGCATCGCTGTCTGATGTCTTTGACAACAAAGTTGATCCAGAATGGCGCGAAGAACTGTGGGCGCTGATTCGCGCAACGCCAAACCTAGACTGGTTGATCCTGACCAAACGTATAGGGAATGTTGGGGCCATGCTCCCGGCTGACTGGGGTTGCGGATACGCAAATGTCTGGTTGGGAATCAGTGTTGTCAATCAAATTGAGGCTGACCGCGACATTCCCAAGCTTTTGCGCACACCTGCGGCCACGCGGTTTTTGTCGATGGAGCCCCTGCTGGCCCAGGTGGACCTTTGCGAGCATTTCGGGATGTGGTGGAACAGCACCATGCAGAGCTACGAGGGCACGGGCTCGATGATCAACAGCAAAGGTTGCGAAGGGCACTACAAGCCCGGCATTGACTTGGTCATCGTCGGCGGCGAGTCCGGTCACAACGCGCGGCCCATGCACCCGGACTGGGTGAGACGTTTGCGTGATCAATGCCAGGCGGCGAACGTACCTTTCACCTTTAAACAATGGGGCGAATGGCGTCCGATGCGACTTGACGAGGTGCCGAAAATCAAAGGCATGAATTGCCACCTCGTAAGCATCGACTCCAGGCGCACCATGGCCTCTGGCAGTTTCCACATGGCACACCAGATCAAGGCGATGGTGTCGGACCCGGTTTATTCGTGGCAGCACCCGGTTCTTAAGCTTGGAAAGAAAGCGACGGGACGGTTACTTGATGGCCGTGAGTGGGATGAAATGCCGTTAGACACTGAGGCCGCAACTTTAAAAAGCATTGGCGAAACTTGCTCTTGA
- a CDS encoding KfrB domain-containing protein has translation MNEMKLCNSNRIDLVVYHGKCGGDIEGIAFRGEAVFFAPTAELASTYAEHVCMNGDVDYGYDTSEDEVAMDEAFLGSNPVVYKIHLRLENPAHLDETFVSKIAIESGVVSKKVGRFVENFEDSCPDERKIVFEWVKSHGYDGAVISKDMMPLRAGGDSDWFPSYVSFKPTDQVKFILAEPEADQQKSQQPIVVDGFHVGKVLDISAGVVTQQVNRDGSTVRHLMSQLSKSVEIDAVVEIGYANGVGEVSSVRARSQLVQR, from the coding sequence ATGAATGAAATGAAATTGTGCAATTCAAATCGCATTGACCTTGTGGTTTATCACGGCAAATGTGGCGGGGACATTGAGGGCATTGCATTCAGGGGAGAGGCGGTGTTTTTTGCGCCTACCGCCGAACTAGCCAGCACTTATGCTGAACACGTATGTATGAATGGCGACGTTGACTACGGTTACGACACCAGTGAGGACGAAGTTGCTATGGATGAAGCCTTTCTGGGCTCCAACCCAGTGGTTTATAAGATTCATCTGAGGCTAGAGAATCCAGCGCACCTGGATGAGACATTTGTCTCCAAAATTGCAATTGAATCAGGCGTTGTTTCCAAAAAGGTTGGGCGCTTCGTCGAGAACTTTGAGGACTCGTGCCCGGATGAGCGCAAGATCGTTTTCGAGTGGGTTAAGAGCCACGGATACGATGGAGCGGTCATCTCGAAGGATATGATGCCCCTGCGAGCTGGTGGCGACTCTGACTGGTTTCCATCGTATGTCTCGTTTAAACCCACAGACCAGGTGAAATTCATTCTTGCTGAGCCTGAAGCGGATCAGCAAAAATCACAGCAACCCATTGTCGTAGATGGTTTTCATGTCGGGAAAGTGCTTGATATTTCAGCCGGTGTTGTAACTCAACAAGTTAATCGGGATGGCTCAACTGTTCGGCATTTGATGTCACAGTTATCGAAATCTGTCGAGATTGATGCTGTGGTTGAGATTGGGTACGCAAACGGAGTGGGTGAAGTATCAAGTGTCCGCGCTCGCTCCCAACTGGTTCAGCGGTAG
- a CDS encoding metal-dependent hydrolase yields MSSKTTHTLAGLATGGLLAYYSKSDSTHTVLLLLGAHMGASAPDWAEVSTWVTTRHWFSANESHRLSLIPHRTITHTLCLWVLATMYSLYLLYYGAHQYTSLLAFAFCVSALTHLLLDIRTPMGIPLLPFGKRYRFHGFQFEVARTIQQRHGW; encoded by the coding sequence ATGTCCTCAAAAACCACTCACACGCTTGCCGGCTTGGCCACCGGAGGCCTGCTGGCCTATTACAGCAAATCCGACTCAACTCACACGGTCCTTCTGCTTCTTGGTGCCCACATGGGCGCCAGTGCGCCCGACTGGGCCGAGGTTTCCACTTGGGTCACCACGCGGCATTGGTTCAGCGCCAATGAAAGTCATCGACTCAGCCTGATTCCGCATAGAACCATCACCCACACCTTGTGCCTTTGGGTGCTGGCAACGATGTACAGCTTGTACCTGCTGTACTACGGTGCCCACCAGTACACGAGCCTTTTGGCTTTTGCGTTTTGCGTGTCCGCCCTGACTCACCTCTTGCTGGATATACGAACCCCGATGGGAATTCCGCTGCTGCCATTTGGAAAGCGCTATCGATTTCATGGATTTCAGTTCGAAGTTGCCAGAACGATTCAGCAACGCCATGGTTGGTAA
- a CDS encoding VRR-NUC domain-containing protein translates to MNTIIAGLSDHIPAAQYLALLASGELGKGATARARATLRKAPEEDLHRACFEWVELVQPQHTILRWLFHCPSGGKRPRGEAGKLKGMGTKPGVPDFLLPRRHRQWAGLAIELKSDTGRLSLDQKAWLDAFEQEGYLTAVCRTLDEFTVAVMRYLKEDPPARPRPSDEAT, encoded by the coding sequence GTGAATACCATCATTGCCGGTCTTTCCGACCATATCCCGGCCGCCCAGTATCTCGCCCTGCTTGCATCGGGTGAGCTTGGTAAGGGTGCCACGGCCAGGGCCAGGGCCACGCTCCGCAAAGCCCCAGAAGAGGACCTGCACCGTGCGTGCTTTGAATGGGTTGAGCTGGTGCAACCACAGCACACCATCTTGCGTTGGCTGTTTCATTGCCCAAGTGGCGGCAAGCGCCCGCGCGGGGAGGCAGGCAAGCTCAAGGGCATGGGCACCAAACCCGGCGTGCCCGACTTCCTGCTGCCGCGCCGGCACCGCCAATGGGCGGGCCTTGCCATCGAACTGAAGTCCGACACTGGTCGGCTGTCGCTGGACCAAAAGGCATGGCTCGACGCCTTCGAGCAGGAAGGCTACCTGACGGCAGTCTGCCGCACGCTCGATGAATTCACCGTGGCAGTTATGCGCTATCTGAAGGAAGACCCTCCCGCCCGGCCACGGCCGTCCGATGAAGCCACATAA
- a CDS encoding zinc-finger-containing protein — MSELGRDLDSKLVLHCPYCGGKGELKPGDRVWPGKGHPALYVCENYPVCDTYVRCHAGTEIPLGTMAGKRLRRLRTIAHDQFDPIWKDTDNELGRSAAYQAAARVMDAQGEFHIGSLDERGCELFIEHIHAVELEMDRLLVEHAQRGAPPGSVTLEILQVLFHPDRDTFLNEIALSDISGYEREWLDAQRCGLVVQDGLRVRLSPKGRTACLSAL; from the coding sequence ATGTCGGAACTTGGCCGGGATTTGGACTCGAAGTTGGTGCTGCACTGTCCTTACTGTGGGGGCAAGGGCGAACTCAAGCCGGGCGACCGCGTTTGGCCTGGCAAGGGGCACCCCGCGCTGTACGTGTGCGAAAACTACCCGGTCTGCGATACCTATGTGCGCTGCCATGCAGGCACAGAAATTCCGCTGGGCACCATGGCGGGCAAGCGCCTCAGGCGCTTGAGAACGATTGCCCACGACCAGTTTGACCCCATCTGGAAAGACACCGACAACGAGCTCGGCCGGTCAGCGGCCTATCAAGCTGCGGCACGGGTCATGGACGCGCAGGGCGAGTTCCACATTGGCAGCCTGGACGAACGGGGCTGCGAGTTATTTATCGAACACATCCACGCCGTTGAATTGGAAATGGACCGGCTGCTGGTTGAGCACGCGCAACGGGGGGCGCCCCCCGGTTCGGTCACACTGGAAATCCTTCAAGTCCTGTTCCACCCTGATCGCGACACCTTTTTGAACGAAATCGCCCTGAGCGACATTAGCGGTTATGAACGTGAGTGGCTAGATGCCCAACGTTGCGGGCTGGTGGTCCAGGATGGGCTCAGAGTCAGGCTTTCGCCCAAGGGTAGAACGGCTTGCTTGTCGGCCCTGTAG
- a CDS encoding ATP-binding protein — translation MPHQLRRIITINIRNPNGGLPSGRIAELDPRGGVLAVGVNGVGKTTLLRLLPLFYGATPQQILRGTGRALMIKYALPDPSSAVAYEYERESETDLRTVVMHCKPGDDAPQFHIIRGGYREDFFYDANNQFVTREEFKAHVEAMDNNKYQVSQKLYLHQYRSVILNERLATKEGVKMRELAAMHSLGPSPLYNLDQIAAAMANEKISFRDLENIVIERVTDAHFDGNVPNNSREIKKSRGDVARWLEDRDHLARIMANRPEALKIQARIETVKTLHLELCTLHVAVKEAILQIAREQEEFDARQARLKSEFDTKTDDINTLIAAATGDKKTADAAWANKREEVEAAESRLRQFEKIGVEKLAAEQSNEDSFSSQCSAMERELDGLTTAAGDVTRKTQTRKAAVSSDCADVVSRINERLLEASREGKVRGDELHAAEENALEALESPLRITEINDAKLLLISRLGELKVLLASPTATSDTLEQQRQSVSAVDHMREALGKATASVLAAQDELAVARGASDNALVRLNDCEQAALQVAQRDEQLQEQLSPPAGSLLAFLRSTDAALWSDSAKVIDTALLCRTDLDPVLVDGSAPSPGELTLGSVTLHVERVDVPSWVDMTDVRQQITALKREADVVSKALQDARSSAQRLSKEMSLANVKVGEAKAGESLAKAALENARLTQIRWTNVMEQEKLACTQQTESEQRKKVTSVQKLDAEANLLLNGLKAAKQHIRDDFRTHRRVVVEETSAAEARLDQEKAAAYVQRDRHLSQIDEDMARDLAGLGVDPIRVADLARGIEDFTQRLENIARNRHEVTEWRRFQRETFPLMESTRLERDRLATRCSEINSKLLDLRGDLTRLEESTRLDLANIERNRGSNRKQADRLTELLRLGLKDFMSYVPNRLHVDWNVESLEAAVSDFRDKLAGESEAIQKELRNLKNVMLMRSGPVEHWLSLKERELPDKQTLLDHEWQCALAQVVCDWFDPREYVPYVDQVHKEMVSFLDLAGGFVRTLDLFDRRVDSFNRELQKALSETAKFERFRDLSVTVRSGVGQISSLKTLRQMQDVANSKGSLHRSVVVQEREVPSDEETALIREFRNILPSDGVFMVNLNDQVRLECSLIENGQRKIITNEDEFRAVSSSGNTALITAMYLIGFVQMVRGPNSPVRLTWVVDELGRFDSDNLAAFLHTLDWHKIDVISASPSVDPALARYFPRLCVFENNGSIWTSETQVEGEAYVDA, via the coding sequence ATGCCGCATCAGTTGCGTCGAATCATTACGATAAATATCCGCAACCCCAATGGTGGGCTTCCCTCTGGACGGATCGCGGAACTGGACCCGCGCGGGGGCGTACTCGCCGTGGGCGTCAACGGGGTCGGGAAGACCACGCTACTGCGTTTGTTGCCCCTCTTTTATGGCGCCACGCCCCAGCAAATCCTGCGTGGCACGGGTCGCGCCTTGATGATTAAGTACGCACTACCGGACCCCAGCAGCGCAGTGGCTTACGAGTATGAGCGCGAGTCCGAAACTGACTTGCGCACCGTGGTGATGCACTGCAAGCCGGGTGATGACGCGCCACAATTTCACATCATCCGGGGCGGCTACCGCGAAGACTTCTTCTACGACGCAAACAACCAGTTTGTGACTCGCGAGGAGTTCAAGGCCCACGTCGAGGCGATGGACAACAACAAATACCAGGTCAGTCAAAAACTCTACCTGCACCAGTACCGTAGCGTCATCCTGAATGAACGGCTTGCGACAAAGGAAGGGGTGAAGATGCGCGAGTTGGCCGCCATGCACTCGCTGGGCCCCTCGCCACTGTACAACCTGGATCAGATCGCTGCGGCAATGGCCAACGAGAAGATCTCGTTTCGTGATCTTGAGAATATTGTCATCGAGCGCGTGACAGACGCCCATTTCGATGGAAATGTGCCCAACAACAGTCGAGAAATCAAGAAAAGTCGCGGGGATGTCGCCCGATGGCTGGAGGACCGCGATCATCTGGCTCGGATCATGGCCAACCGGCCCGAAGCCCTGAAAATCCAGGCTCGCATTGAAACGGTCAAGACCCTGCATCTTGAGCTATGCACTTTGCACGTGGCAGTGAAGGAGGCCATCCTGCAGATCGCGCGGGAGCAAGAGGAATTTGACGCTCGCCAAGCGCGTCTCAAATCTGAATTTGATACGAAAACCGACGACATCAATACCCTGATCGCGGCGGCGACAGGTGATAAGAAAACAGCGGATGCCGCCTGGGCCAATAAACGCGAAGAGGTTGAGGCGGCGGAATCAAGATTGCGTCAGTTTGAGAAGATTGGTGTTGAGAAGCTTGCAGCCGAACAGTCGAATGAGGATAGCTTCAGTTCGCAATGCAGCGCCATGGAGCGCGAGTTGGATGGGCTCACGACGGCTGCAGGTGACGTCACGCGCAAGACACAGACCCGAAAAGCGGCCGTGTCCAGCGACTGCGCTGACGTAGTGTCTCGTATCAACGAGCGGTTACTGGAAGCTTCACGCGAGGGCAAAGTCAGAGGTGATGAATTGCATGCGGCTGAAGAGAATGCGCTTGAAGCCCTTGAGTCACCGCTACGAATCACTGAGATAAATGACGCGAAGCTGTTGTTGATCTCCAGACTTGGGGAACTGAAAGTCCTTCTTGCCAGCCCCACTGCAACATCTGACACGCTGGAGCAACAGCGTCAGTCAGTCTCGGCGGTTGATCACATGCGCGAGGCTCTTGGCAAGGCCACAGCATCGGTTCTGGCTGCTCAGGACGAGCTCGCCGTTGCGCGCGGTGCCAGCGATAACGCACTGGTGCGCCTGAATGATTGCGAGCAGGCCGCGCTTCAAGTCGCCCAGCGCGACGAGCAACTGCAGGAGCAGCTATCCCCTCCTGCCGGTTCTTTGCTTGCGTTTCTGAGATCAACAGACGCCGCCCTGTGGTCTGACAGCGCGAAGGTGATCGATACCGCGCTTCTGTGTCGCACCGACCTCGATCCAGTGCTTGTTGATGGCTCCGCACCATCCCCGGGCGAACTCACCCTGGGGTCCGTCACTCTGCATGTCGAACGTGTTGACGTTCCATCCTGGGTCGACATGACCGATGTCCGCCAGCAGATTACAGCCCTCAAGCGAGAGGCCGATGTTGTGTCCAAGGCTCTGCAAGACGCCAGATCCAGCGCTCAGCGCTTGTCCAAGGAGATGAGCCTGGCCAACGTGAAGGTGGGAGAGGCCAAGGCGGGGGAGTCGTTGGCTAAAGCGGCACTGGAAAATGCCCGCCTCACGCAGATTCGCTGGACCAATGTCATGGAGCAGGAAAAGCTGGCATGCACGCAACAGACCGAGAGCGAACAGCGTAAAAAAGTGACAAGCGTGCAGAAGCTCGATGCGGAAGCCAATTTGTTGTTGAATGGCTTGAAAGCAGCCAAGCAACACATTCGAGACGATTTTCGGACGCATCGCCGAGTGGTTGTCGAGGAGACATCGGCCGCTGAGGCCCGCCTGGACCAAGAAAAGGCAGCAGCCTACGTCCAAAGAGATCGCCATCTAAGCCAAATTGACGAAGACATGGCCCGCGATCTGGCCGGCTTGGGGGTGGACCCGATTCGGGTAGCTGATTTGGCAAGGGGCATCGAAGACTTCACTCAGCGTCTGGAAAATATCGCTCGTAACCGCCACGAGGTCACTGAGTGGCGACGGTTTCAGCGCGAAACCTTCCCGCTCATGGAGTCCACGCGCCTGGAGCGTGACAGGCTCGCAACACGCTGCAGCGAAATCAATTCCAAGTTGCTTGACTTGAGGGGCGATTTGACGCGATTGGAAGAGTCCACGAGGCTTGACTTGGCCAATATTGAACGCAACCGTGGCAGCAACCGGAAACAGGCTGACCGTCTCACAGAATTGTTGCGCCTCGGGCTCAAGGATTTCATGAGTTATGTGCCCAACCGCCTTCATGTTGACTGGAACGTGGAAAGCCTTGAAGCTGCTGTCAGTGATTTTCGGGATAAGCTGGCAGGCGAGTCCGAAGCCATTCAGAAGGAACTGCGCAACCTCAAAAATGTCATGTTGATGCGTTCGGGTCCAGTCGAACATTGGCTTTCGCTCAAGGAGCGAGAACTTCCTGATAAGCAAACCTTGCTTGACCACGAATGGCAATGCGCGTTGGCACAGGTGGTATGTGACTGGTTTGATCCGCGGGAATATGTACCGTATGTCGATCAGGTCCACAAGGAAATGGTCAGTTTTCTGGACTTGGCGGGCGGCTTTGTGCGCACCCTCGACCTATTTGACCGACGGGTCGATTCATTCAACCGGGAACTTCAAAAAGCACTCTCTGAGACAGCCAAATTTGAACGCTTTCGGGACTTGTCAGTCACGGTACGCTCGGGCGTTGGGCAGATCAGCAGTCTGAAAACGCTGCGGCAAATGCAGGATGTCGCCAACAGCAAAGGTTCTCTTCACCGCTCAGTGGTGGTTCAGGAGCGCGAGGTGCCTTCAGACGAAGAGACCGCCCTGATTCGCGAGTTTCGAAACATCTTGCCAAGCGACGGCGTCTTCATGGTCAACCTGAATGACCAAGTGCGTTTGGAATGCTCATTGATTGAAAACGGTCAGCGCAAGATCATTACCAATGAGGATGAGTTCCGGGCGGTCTCGTCCAGTGGCAACACGGCGCTGATAACTGCCATGTACCTCATTGGCTTCGTCCAAATGGTCCGTGGCCCCAATTCCCCGGTGCGCCTGACCTGGGTCGTTGATGAGCTTGGACGCTTTGATAGCGACAATTTGGCCGCCTTCTTGCACACGCTGGACTGGCACAAGATCGATGTGATCAGCGCCTCACCCAGCGTAGACCCCGCCTTGGCGCGTTACTTCCCCCGTTTGTGCGTGTTTGAAAACAATGGGTCAATCTGGACTTCCGAAACCCAAGTCGAAGGAGAAGCGTATGTTGATGCATAA
- a CDS encoding tyrosine-type recombinase/integrase, with translation MQKQKRALRLDGGQFTRLIKITRATSRYADRDVLVLMLGHHTGMRVTEISRITVADVLHPSGKLRQEVSLREAVTKGCRQRCAYLSSRALIEALEAYLAYRQAHGIGTELGDTRYRGLLPHQPLIFGGRGAALSQNTKRRTLENGERRDYKACDSLQSHITRLYKRAGIKGSSHSGRRGFAGKVLASTGDMETVRVLLGHQSLDCSQRYVDVSPAILQEMFASAIADNL, from the coding sequence ATGCAAAAACAGAAGAGAGCACTCCGTCTTGATGGTGGGCAGTTCACCAGGCTAATCAAAATTACCAGAGCTACGTCGCGTTACGCCGACCGCGATGTGCTAGTGCTCATGCTTGGACATCACACCGGCATGCGCGTGACAGAAATCTCTCGAATCACCGTGGCAGATGTGCTGCACCCTTCCGGCAAGCTGCGTCAAGAAGTAAGCCTGCGCGAAGCCGTCACCAAGGGTTGCCGCCAGCGCTGCGCATACCTATCCAGTCGAGCACTGATTGAAGCCCTGGAGGCCTATTTGGCGTACCGGCAGGCCCATGGGATCGGCACTGAATTGGGCGACACGCGGTATCGCGGTCTACTGCCCCACCAGCCGCTGATTTTCGGTGGACGGGGTGCCGCCCTAAGCCAGAACACCAAACGGCGTACCCTGGAGAATGGGGAGCGCCGGGACTACAAGGCGTGCGACTCGCTCCAGAGTCACATCACCAGGCTGTACAAGCGTGCAGGCATCAAGGGCTCAAGCCATTCTGGGCGACGTGGCTTTGCGGGTAAGGTGTTGGCCAGCACTGGCGATATGGAGACAGTTCGTGTGCTTCTGGGTCATCAGTCCCTGGACTGCTCGCAAAGGTACGTCGATGTGAGCCCGGCCATCCTCCAAGAAATGTTTGCCAGCGCAATTGCGGATAATTTGTAG
- a CDS encoding HigA family addiction module antitoxin has translation MTRMHNPPHPGEVLREYLGDTTITEAAMKLGVNRVTLTRIVTGVSGISADMAYRLSAAFGTSAELWAGMQMQYDLWQAGKVKRPRIERMAA, from the coding sequence ATGACTCGAATGCACAATCCACCGCACCCAGGCGAAGTCCTGCGGGAATATTTGGGTGATACCACCATCACCGAAGCTGCAATGAAGTTGGGTGTCAATCGCGTGACTTTGACCCGCATTGTGACGGGCGTATCCGGCATATCGGCTGACATGGCTTACCGGCTCAGTGCTGCTTTTGGCACCAGTGCCGAACTGTGGGCGGGCATGCAGATGCAGTACGACCTCTGGCAAGCAGGAAAAGTCAAACGCCCCCGGATTGAACGGATGGCGGCATGA
- a CDS encoding type II toxin-antitoxin system RelE/ParE family toxin — protein sequence MIKTFRHKGLERFFREGTKAGIQAAHANRLRLQLLALDQAVRPEDLSAPAWGLHPLKGDMKGHWAVTVNGNWRMVFAFDGTDAVLVDYRDYH from the coding sequence ATGATAAAGACTTTCCGGCACAAGGGATTGGAACGCTTTTTCCGTGAAGGCACCAAGGCGGGCATCCAAGCTGCGCATGCAAACCGACTGCGGCTGCAACTGTTGGCGCTGGATCAGGCTGTAAGGCCTGAAGACCTGTCCGCGCCAGCATGGGGGCTGCATCCACTGAAGGGTGACATGAAGGGCCATTGGGCTGTGACCGTAAACGGGAATTGGCGGATGGTCTTTGCTTTTGACGGCACTGATGCCGTGTTGGTTGATTACCGTGACTACCACTGA
- a CDS encoding DEAD/DEAH box helicase: MKFGTIALDGSNWVITCEPHVRGRLRRVFPQVSQRAGDSIALTDNEENSRDLLWFTQRYPMQMSRAALQWMKNRASGHVEAQSRVIELLSNRRPPDDFVLAKPAREYQKTAGTLLEIKTGLLLADDVGLGKTVSGICAMARADNLPVLVVTLTHLPEQWKAEINAFAPELKVHILKSGQPYDLIPKPHGNKKQAGLFDVAMPRLPDVIISNYHKLHGWAETLAGLVRYVIYDECQDLRNQDSNKYAAAKHIASKAKLRLGLSATPIYNLGAEFFSVINVLLPGSLGSYEEFHREWCIGEGTIGDPKAFGSFLRREGIMLRRTRKDVGRELPPCMRIVQTISTDQSVLDTVKSSAVELAKVILASQQSYQGQKFRASEEFNVMLRQATGVAKAPYVAEFVRMLMASEEKVILFGWHREVYGIWLELLAEFKPMLYTGSESPKQKAATKEAFVNGDCRVMIISLRAGAGLDGLQRVCKVGVFGELDWSPGVHEQCGGRYWRDGQDEPSLAYFLLSEDGSDPVIADILGLKKGQIDGVRDPDADLVETYAVEPGSIKKLAKAYLERLGVALPPVVEMEDIRQLAA; this comes from the coding sequence ATGAAATTCGGCACCATAGCATTGGATGGCAGCAATTGGGTTATCACCTGTGAGCCCCATGTCAGGGGCCGCTTGCGGCGCGTCTTTCCCCAAGTGAGCCAGCGCGCCGGTGATTCCATCGCGCTTACCGATAACGAAGAAAATTCACGCGATCTCTTGTGGTTCACACAGAGATATCCCATGCAAATGAGCCGCGCAGCGCTGCAATGGATGAAGAATCGGGCCAGCGGTCATGTCGAGGCGCAATCTCGCGTGATCGAACTTCTCAGCAACCGTCGCCCGCCTGATGACTTTGTTCTGGCCAAGCCTGCCCGCGAGTACCAAAAGACTGCTGGCACGCTGCTTGAAATCAAAACCGGCCTGCTGCTGGCTGATGACGTGGGCCTGGGAAAGACTGTGAGCGGCATCTGCGCCATGGCACGAGCGGACAACCTACCGGTTCTGGTTGTCACTTTGACTCACCTACCCGAGCAGTGGAAAGCGGAAATCAATGCCTTTGCGCCCGAACTCAAAGTGCACATCCTTAAATCCGGTCAACCCTACGATCTGATCCCCAAGCCCCACGGCAACAAGAAACAGGCAGGCTTGTTTGATGTTGCAATGCCGCGCTTGCCTGACGTGATCATCAGCAATTACCACAAGCTCCACGGCTGGGCCGAAACCCTTGCGGGACTGGTGCGATACGTTATATATGATGAGTGTCAAGACCTGAGAAATCAAGACTCAAATAAGTACGCGGCTGCAAAGCACATTGCCTCCAAAGCCAAATTGCGCTTGGGACTTTCAGCCACACCCATCTACAACTTGGGAGCAGAGTTTTTTTCTGTCATCAATGTCTTGCTGCCGGGATCGCTGGGGAGCTATGAAGAGTTCCACCGCGAGTGGTGTATTGGAGAAGGGACGATCGGCGACCCCAAGGCGTTCGGATCCTTTCTGCGGCGTGAAGGGATCATGTTGCGCAGGACACGCAAGGACGTTGGGCGCGAGCTGCCACCCTGCATGCGGATCGTCCAAACCATCAGTACAGACCAATCCGTTCTGGATACCGTAAAAAGTTCCGCTGTTGAGTTGGCCAAAGTGATCCTGGCCAGCCAGCAAAGCTATCAAGGTCAGAAATTTCGCGCCAGCGAGGAATTCAACGTCATGCTGCGCCAGGCCACGGGCGTTGCCAAGGCCCCCTATGTAGCCGAATTCGTCCGCATGCTTATGGCTTCAGAAGAAAAAGTGATTCTTTTCGGATGGCACAGGGAAGTTTATGGAATTTGGCTTGAGCTGCTGGCCGAGTTCAAGCCCATGCTTTACACCGGTTCGGAGTCCCCCAAGCAGAAGGCTGCGACCAAGGAGGCATTTGTCAATGGGGATTGCCGGGTGATGATCATTTCCCTGCGCGCAGGTGCGGGACTTGATGGTTTGCAGCGCGTCTGCAAGGTTGGGGTCTTCGGTGAGCTTGACTGGTCTCCGGGGGTGCACGAACAGTGCGGCGGCAGATACTGGCGTGATGGACAGGACGAACCATCCCTTGCCTACTTCCTCCTTTCCGAAGATGGGTCTGATCCGGTCATCGCTGACATCCTGGGCCTCAAGAAGGGCCAAATCGATGGCGTACGCGATCCTGATGCTGACCTGGTTGAAACATATGCGGTCGAGCCGGGCAGCATCAAGAAGCTGGCCAAGGCGTATCTGGAGCGGTTGGGCGTAGCCCTGCCACCTGTTGTCGAGATGGAAGATATCAGGCAGTTGGCCGCATGA